A region of Maribacter algicola DNA encodes the following proteins:
- a CDS encoding leucine-rich repeat domain-containing protein, giving the protein MKKLHLILSVFMLISSLGIAKVSKTEKKALMALYNSTNGAHWIRKWDLKKPVSEWYGVKVVEDKVVEINLFHNNLMGPLPLGMSKLENLKVLNLAFNSITGELPEDLALLTGLKTLKLEMNRLKGELPHNIGGLSSLEELTAFNNFLSGGIPESIGDIKNLKVLNLSSNSLKGAIPSSLGQLTQLETLGLFENTLEGSIPGELGHLTKLKELVLANNSLNGEIPEEFNQLASLQIFQIQNNNFSSFKNLEKLKTREYLVFDHDGFDKKYEFKELKLERTRMADTKYEDIEN; this is encoded by the coding sequence ATGAAAAAGCTTCACCTAATTCTTTCGGTATTTATGTTGATTTCGAGCCTTGGTATAGCCAAAGTTTCCAAAACCGAAAAAAAGGCTTTGATGGCGCTTTACAATAGTACAAACGGTGCTCACTGGATAAGAAAGTGGGATTTGAAAAAACCAGTTTCAGAATGGTACGGGGTAAAGGTAGTAGAGGATAAGGTAGTTGAAATCAATTTATTCCATAACAATTTAATGGGTCCTTTGCCGTTGGGAATGTCAAAATTGGAAAATCTCAAGGTTCTGAACTTGGCCTTTAATTCCATTACCGGGGAATTACCAGAGGACTTGGCCCTCTTAACAGGCCTAAAGACACTAAAGTTGGAGATGAACAGGCTAAAGGGAGAGTTGCCACACAACATAGGCGGACTTTCAAGTTTGGAGGAACTCACTGCATTTAACAACTTTTTATCAGGAGGTATTCCAGAAAGTATTGGGGATATAAAGAATTTAAAGGTTTTAAACCTATCAAGTAATTCCTTAAAGGGGGCTATTCCAAGTTCACTCGGTCAGTTGACCCAACTAGAGACGCTTGGACTTTTTGAAAATACGTTGGAAGGGTCTATACCTGGAGAATTAGGCCACTTGACAAAATTAAAGGAATTGGTATTGGCCAATAATAGCCTCAACGGGGAAATTCCAGAGGAATTCAATCAATTGGCGAGCCTACAAATTTTTCAAATACAGAACAATAATTTTTCCTCATTTAAGAATCTTGAAAAACTTAAGACAAGGGAATATTTGGTTTTTGATCATGACGGATTTGACAAAAAGTACGAGTTCAAGGAGCTAAAACTTGAAAGAACCAGAATGGCCGATACAAAATACGAAGACATAGAAAATTAA
- a CDS encoding leucine-rich repeat domain-containing protein, which translates to MNKILFKVGLVISLIVSNNFIVAQVPLKERQALEELHALTSGSSWINKWDLNETVSSWYGVQVREGHVVSINLHHNGLAGELPDNFKDLPYLEELNLAFNQLKGKLPPSLFKNSRLQVVRLEMNSLSGTLPKVYASESQLRKLSLFNNQLEGEIPSEIAHAKALKSLNLSSNFLIGSLPESLSGLTQLEHLELFGNKLSGEIKLELGNMVNLKELVLSYNSFEGKLPSSTANLEHLELVQLQGNNFSSIRALRYSKSEGLATFDSDDLIMNSQFKDKSGFRNTRMADTKFEDSEN; encoded by the coding sequence ATGAACAAAATCTTGTTTAAGGTTGGTTTAGTAATTAGCCTCATAGTCTCAAACAATTTTATCGTTGCCCAAGTTCCTTTGAAGGAACGACAAGCCTTGGAGGAGCTACATGCCCTTACTTCAGGTTCATCTTGGATTAATAAATGGGATTTAAACGAAACGGTGTCTTCCTGGTATGGGGTTCAGGTAAGGGAGGGCCATGTAGTGTCCATCAATTTGCACCATAACGGACTAGCGGGCGAATTACCTGATAATTTTAAGGATTTACCCTATCTGGAAGAATTGAATCTAGCTTTTAACCAACTGAAAGGTAAGCTTCCCCCGTCCCTTTTCAAAAATTCAAGGCTGCAAGTAGTAAGGCTTGAAATGAATTCCCTTTCAGGGACATTGCCCAAGGTGTATGCTTCAGAATCCCAATTGAGAAAATTAAGCTTGTTCAACAATCAATTGGAAGGAGAGATTCCTAGTGAAATCGCACACGCAAAAGCCTTAAAATCATTAAACCTTTCCAGTAATTTTCTAATAGGTTCCTTGCCGGAAAGTCTTTCCGGTCTTACACAATTGGAACATTTGGAGCTATTTGGCAACAAACTTTCCGGGGAAATCAAACTTGAATTAGGTAACATGGTAAACTTAAAGGAATTGGTTTTGTCCTATAATAGTTTTGAAGGAAAGCTTCCTAGTAGTACCGCAAATTTGGAGCACTTGGAATTGGTACAATTGCAAGGCAACAACTTTAGTTCTATAAGGGCTTTGAGATATTCAAAATCCGAAGGTCTGGCTACCTTTGACAGTGATGACTTGATAATGAACAGTCAATTTAAGGATAAGAGCGGGTTTCGCAACACACGCATGGCCGATACAAAATTTGAGGATTCAGAAAATTAA
- a CDS encoding efflux RND transporter periplasmic adaptor subunit — translation MRKIIFTGLGIVLILASFFLAKVIIDNKKVFKPRAQKVVKTVFTEVVQNKTIPIVVTANGNLTAKQRMELYAEVQGVFKTGSKLFKEGQSYRQGETIISINDDEYAASVQSAKSNLYNELTSIMPDLRLDYPDFYSKWQKYLNGFDLSKSTPKLPEMTSESERFFITGRGILSSYYNVKNLEQRLSKYRIIAPFTGVLTEALVTEGTLVRSGQKLGEFINPGVYELEVSVSKSFTDLLKVGESVELTSLGGDETYTGKVTRINGRVDQASQTIKAYIEVDNNKLREGMYLEAKLDARKEENAIEIDRSLLLEGDKIFVVRDSVLDLIDVKPVYFSEKSVVLKDVPNGMTIMSKPLIGAYTGMAVKVYEDQPDNSKG, via the coding sequence ATGCGAAAAATCATCTTTACCGGACTAGGTATCGTATTAATATTGGCTTCATTTTTCTTGGCGAAAGTGATTATAGACAATAAAAAGGTCTTTAAACCAAGAGCCCAAAAAGTAGTGAAAACCGTTTTTACCGAAGTCGTTCAGAACAAGACCATTCCAATTGTTGTAACGGCCAATGGTAATTTAACGGCCAAACAGAGAATGGAGTTGTATGCAGAAGTACAGGGAGTTTTTAAAACCGGGAGTAAACTCTTTAAGGAAGGACAGTCGTACAGACAGGGTGAGACCATTATCAGTATTAATGACGATGAATATGCCGCCAGTGTTCAATCTGCCAAAAGTAATCTTTATAATGAGCTGACCTCTATTATGCCGGATTTGCGGTTGGATTATCCTGATTTCTATTCCAAATGGCAAAAGTATCTGAACGGATTTGATTTGTCAAAAAGTACCCCAAAGTTACCTGAAATGACCTCGGAAAGTGAGCGTTTCTTTATTACAGGCAGGGGTATTTTATCCAGTTATTACAACGTGAAAAATTTGGAACAACGGCTTTCAAAATATAGGATCATCGCGCCTTTCACCGGTGTATTGACCGAAGCACTTGTAACCGAGGGGACCTTGGTAAGATCTGGTCAAAAATTGGGAGAGTTCATTAATCCCGGTGTTTACGAATTGGAGGTTTCGGTGAGTAAATCATTTACTGATTTGCTAAAGGTAGGGGAGTCCGTGGAATTGACAAGTCTGGGTGGCGATGAAACATATACCGGAAAGGTTACTAGAATAAATGGTAGGGTTGACCAGGCTTCCCAAACTATCAAGGCCTATATTGAGGTGGACAATAATAAGTTGCGTGAGGGTATGTATCTAGAAGCGAAATTGGATGCCAGAAAAGAGGAGAACGCCATAGAAATAGATAGAAGCTTACTGTTGGAGGGCGATAAGATTTTTGTAGTTAGGGATTCTGTATTGGATCTTATTGATGTAAAGCCTGTTTATTTTTCAGAGAAAAGCGTGGTGTTAAAGGATGTTCCCAATGGAATGACGATTATGTCCAAACCTTTGATCGGTGCCTATACGGGTATGGCAGTCAAGGTATATGAAGACCAACCAGATAACTCTAAAGGATAA
- a CDS encoding efflux RND transporter permease subunit, with protein MRKIIEYFIRYHVAVNVVVIAFALFGIVGYKSLKSSFFPLSDSKNISISITYPGASPQEVEEGIVLKIEDNLKGLEGVDRVTSTSRENSGTINIEIEKGRDIDFMLLEVKNAVDRVPTFPTGMEPLVVSKLEAVRQTISFAISGENIPLATLKNVGRQIENDLRAIPGISQIEISGFPQEEIEIAVNENSLLAYGISFQEVATAVGNANILVTGGNIKTEAEEYLIRANNRSYYGDELSNLIIKADPSGSTVRLKDVADIKDRFAEDPNASYFDGNLAVNVSITSTNTEDLIQSANDVKSYVEEFNQKYTNVELDIVSDQSETLVQRTELLAENAIMGMILVLIFLSLFLNTRLAFWVAFGLPVAFLGMFVFAGFFNVTINVLSLFGMIIVIGILVDDGIVIAENIYQHYEKGKSPVQAAVDGTMEVLPPIISAIITTILAFSIFLFLDSRIGEFFGEVSVIVILTLVVSLVEALIILPAHLAHSKALQPLDEKPKKGLASAFAKLRIINDFGDKIMVWMRDKLYAPSLRFAMRYKILTFSFFAMALVLTFGSLGGGIIRTAFFPRIASDRVSIELQMPNGTNEKVTDSIISLIEEKAEIVNQELTKEYLSNSDKMMYENMIRRLGPGSSTAQLTINLLPGEERPDEVVADVVTRRIEELVGPVIGVESLIYGSGGNFGGSPVSVSLLGNNIEELKAAKNELKGILQNNTRLKDISDNDPAGIKEIRLQLKENAYLLGLDLRTVMNQVRAGFFGVQAQRFQRSQDEIRVWVRYDRENRSSITNLDEMRIVTPSGDRVPLKEIAEYSIERGDVAINRLEGRREIQVSADMKDIKDSPTEIMAEIQNVIMPDIQSKYPTVSASYEGQNRELGKLTGSLKVVGLSVLLLIYITIAFTFRSFSQPLMLLLLVPFSFTAVAWGHWIHDFPLNVLSILGIIALIGIMVNDGLVLIGKFNTNLREGMTFDAAIYEAGKSRFRAIFLTSVTTIAGLAPLMAETSRQAQFLKPMAISIAYGIGIATILTLLMLPLFLSFGNKLKSKNKMLASGHKITKEEVERAILEQREKEHLEGQKNHGPNGNLLEEKPYHKELEETL; from the coding sequence ATGCGAAAAATTATTGAATACTTTATAAGGTACCATGTTGCTGTCAATGTGGTGGTTATTGCCTTTGCCCTTTTTGGAATCGTGGGGTACAAATCCTTAAAATCCTCTTTCTTTCCATTATCGGATTCCAAGAACATATCTATATCCATAACATATCCAGGTGCTTCACCTCAGGAAGTTGAGGAAGGTATCGTTCTCAAGATCGAGGATAATTTAAAGGGCTTGGAAGGTGTTGATCGTGTCACTTCTACTTCAAGGGAAAACAGTGGTACCATCAATATAGAAATTGAGAAAGGAAGGGACATTGATTTTATGCTGCTTGAGGTTAAAAACGCAGTGGATAGGGTACCCACCTTCCCAACTGGTATGGAACCCTTGGTGGTTTCCAAATTGGAGGCGGTTCGTCAAACTATTTCCTTTGCCATTAGTGGCGAAAATATACCCTTGGCCACTTTAAAAAACGTTGGCAGGCAGATAGAGAACGACTTAAGGGCCATTCCAGGTATTTCCCAGATAGAAATTTCAGGGTTTCCACAGGAAGAAATTGAGATCGCGGTAAACGAAAATAGTCTATTGGCCTATGGTATTTCCTTTCAGGAAGTGGCCACTGCGGTTGGAAATGCCAACATTTTGGTCACCGGTGGTAATATAAAAACGGAGGCTGAGGAATACTTGATCCGTGCCAACAATCGGTCATATTACGGGGATGAACTTTCCAATCTTATTATAAAGGCGGACCCATCCGGGAGTACGGTGCGTTTAAAGGACGTAGCGGATATTAAGGACCGCTTTGCCGAAGATCCAAATGCCAGTTACTTTGACGGTAATTTGGCGGTAAACGTGTCCATAACCAGTACGAATACGGAGGATTTGATCCAATCTGCCAATGACGTAAAGTCCTATGTGGAGGAATTCAACCAAAAATATACCAATGTGGAATTGGATATTGTTTCGGATCAGTCGGAAACATTGGTGCAAAGAACCGAATTGTTGGCTGAAAACGCCATCATGGGGATGATTCTGGTATTGATATTTCTGTCACTTTTCTTGAATACCAGGCTAGCGTTTTGGGTAGCCTTTGGATTGCCGGTAGCCTTCCTTGGAATGTTCGTATTTGCCGGATTTTTCAATGTCACCATCAACGTACTATCCTTGTTCGGGATGATCATCGTAATCGGCATATTGGTGGATGATGGTATCGTGATTGCGGAAAACATCTACCAACATTACGAAAAGGGAAAATCGCCTGTGCAAGCTGCCGTAGATGGCACCATGGAAGTATTGCCCCCAATTATTTCGGCAATTATTACAACCATCTTGGCCTTCTCCATCTTTCTGTTCCTTGATAGCCGAATAGGGGAGTTTTTTGGCGAAGTTTCCGTTATCGTAATCCTTACGTTGGTAGTTTCCCTCGTTGAGGCACTGATTATCCTGCCTGCGCATTTGGCGCATTCCAAAGCTTTGCAGCCGCTGGATGAAAAACCCAAAAAGGGTTTGGCAAGTGCTTTTGCCAAACTAAGGATCATCAATGATTTTGGAGATAAGATTATGGTTTGGATGCGTGACAAATTGTACGCTCCATCCTTGCGTTTCGCCATGCGTTACAAAATTCTCACCTTCAGCTTTTTTGCCATGGCCTTGGTGCTCACTTTTGGTTCTTTGGGAGGAGGTATCATACGAACCGCTTTCTTTCCAAGAATAGCCAGTGACAGGGTAAGTATTGAACTTCAAATGCCCAATGGTACCAACGAAAAAGTTACGGATTCTATCATAAGCCTTATAGAGGAAAAGGCCGAAATCGTAAATCAGGAACTTACCAAGGAATACTTATCCAACTCGGATAAAATGATGTACGAGAACATGATTCGTAGACTTGGCCCTGGATCTTCAACGGCGCAATTGACTATTAACCTTTTACCAGGGGAAGAACGGCCGGATGAAGTGGTGGCCGATGTGGTAACGAGGAGAATCGAGGAGCTGGTTGGTCCTGTTATAGGTGTGGAAAGTCTCATTTACGGTTCCGGAGGAAATTTTGGAGGCTCACCCGTATCCGTTTCTTTGCTGGGTAACAATATTGAAGAGCTCAAGGCGGCCAAGAATGAACTTAAGGGAATTCTACAGAACAATACCCGTTTAAAGGATATTTCTGATAACGACCCCGCTGGTATCAAGGAAATCCGATTACAATTGAAGGAAAATGCCTATTTGTTGGGATTGGACCTACGAACGGTAATGAACCAAGTGCGGGCAGGATTCTTTGGTGTACAGGCCCAGCGTTTTCAAAGGTCACAGGACGAGATCAGGGTTTGGGTGCGATATGACCGGGAAAACAGGTCATCCATTACAAATTTGGACGAGATGCGTATTGTAACGCCCTCCGGAGACCGTGTGCCTCTAAAGGAAATTGCCGAGTATTCCATAGAGCGCGGTGACGTAGCAATCAACAGGTTGGAAGGCCGTAGGGAAATACAGGTATCTGCAGATATGAAGGATATTAAGGATAGCCCCACGGAAATCATGGCTGAAATCCAAAATGTGATCATGCCGGACATTCAGTCCAAATATCCTACGGTTTCCGCTTCCTACGAAGGTCAGAACAGGGAATTGGGCAAGTTGACCGGTTCACTTAAAGTTGTTGGTCTTTCCGTTTTACTTCTCATTTATATTACCATTGCTTTTACTTTTAGGAGTTTTAGTCAGCCCTTAATGTTGCTGCTATTGGTTCCCTTTAGTTTTACGGCGGTCGCTTGGGGACACTGGATCCACGATTTCCCCCTCAATGTACTTTCAATCTTGGGAATTATCGCCTTGATAGGCATCATGGTAAACGATGGCCTGGTACTGATTGGCAAGTTCAACACGAACTTAAGGGAAGGAATGACCTTCGATGCGGCCATTTATGAAGCTGGAAAATCGAGGTTCAGGGCTATTTTCCTCACCTCGGTAACTACCATTGCCGGTTTGGCGCCCCTTATGGCGGAAACTAGTAGGCAAGCGCAGTTTTTAAAGCCTATGGCCATTTCAATCGCCTATGGTATTGGTATCGCAACCATTTTAACACTTTTGATGCTGCCTTTGTTTCTATCCTTTGGAAATAAATTGAAATCCAAAAACAAAATGTTGGCCAGCGGTCACAAGATTACCAAGGAAGAGGTGGAAAGGGCCATCTTGGAGCAAAGGGAAAAAGAACATTTGGAAGGACAAAAGAATCATGGCCCCAACGGAAATCTATTGGAAGAAAAACCATATCATAAAGAATTAGAAGAAACCTTATAA
- a CDS encoding TolC family protein yields MIRFRLTIFLVLVSFLSGAQENLLSKQEAIAKALENNFGILVANNNLRIAENNKSLMNSGFLPSLTGNAGASYDKNNQEATFQDGNVRAIDGAETTRYNASLNMNYTLFDGLGRMYDFKRLKEEYNLSALETRETIETTMLQLFTVYFEVARLTENINVLEETFSNTKNRLQRAEYSFEFGRTNKLDVLNAEVDLVNDSINLMNERQTLRNTKRDLNLLLNRELLTTFEVDTVVTFSNPIRLEEFLGLGVENNVRILQMKQNIKINDFTLKSSKSVFLPTVGLTGSYGWNQGNFPATNFLASNVSTGVSAGLNLTWNLFNGGTSITQVKNAKILLDNQEILENQTIQEVKRDIENAKDDYRNRLDILALQEKNVITAQNNFDRSNEQYKLGRITSVELRQAQINLLNAQTNKNFAKYDAKLAELQLLQLTGQLLNVEI; encoded by the coding sequence ATGATAAGATTTAGATTAACAATTTTCCTAGTACTTGTCTCTTTTTTAAGTGGAGCACAGGAAAACCTACTTTCCAAGCAAGAAGCGATTGCGAAAGCATTGGAGAATAATTTTGGCATTTTGGTGGCCAACAACAATTTAAGGATTGCTGAGAATAACAAAAGCCTTATGAATTCAGGTTTTTTGCCTTCCTTAACAGGAAATGCCGGTGCATCCTATGATAAAAACAATCAAGAGGCCACTTTTCAGGATGGTAATGTTAGGGCCATTGATGGTGCAGAAACCACAAGGTACAATGCGTCCTTAAACATGAACTATACACTTTTCGACGGTCTGGGAAGAATGTATGATTTCAAAAGACTCAAGGAAGAATATAATTTGAGTGCCCTAGAGACAAGGGAAACTATTGAGACTACCATGCTCCAATTGTTTACGGTCTATTTTGAGGTAGCAAGACTTACCGAGAATATTAACGTATTGGAAGAAACTTTTTCCAATACCAAAAACAGATTGCAAAGGGCGGAATATAGCTTTGAATTCGGTCGTACAAATAAATTGGATGTCTTGAACGCAGAAGTTGACTTGGTCAACGATAGTATAAACCTTATGAACGAGCGGCAAACGCTCAGGAATACTAAAAGGGATTTGAACCTCTTGTTGAACCGTGAGCTACTTACCACTTTTGAGGTGGATACGGTCGTGACTTTTTCCAATCCTATTAGACTCGAGGAATTTCTTGGGCTTGGAGTTGAAAACAATGTGCGGATTCTCCAAATGAAACAGAATATTAAAATTAACGACTTCACCTTAAAATCCAGCAAATCGGTCTTTTTGCCTACCGTTGGGCTAACAGGATCATATGGTTGGAACCAAGGTAATTTCCCCGCAACCAATTTCTTGGCGTCAAATGTATCTACGGGGGTTTCCGCAGGTCTAAATTTAACTTGGAACTTGTTCAATGGAGGAACAAGTATCACCCAAGTAAAGAACGCCAAGATTTTATTGGATAACCAAGAGATATTGGAAAATCAGACCATTCAAGAAGTGAAACGGGATATCGAAAACGCCAAGGACGATTATAGAAACCGACTTGATATACTGGCACTGCAAGAGAAGAATGTAATAACGGCGCAAAATAATTTTGATCGATCTAACGAGCAATATAAACTAGGGCGAATTACCTCCGTAGAACTAAGACAGGCACAGATCAATTTATTAAACGCCCAAACCAATAAAAACTTCGCCAAATACGATGCTAAATTGGCGGAATTACAATTACTCCAACTCACTGGGCAGTTACTAAATGTTGAAATATAA
- a CDS encoding CPXCG motif-containing cysteine-rich protein, producing MYEHFFQCPYCWEEVSMLMDPSISKQTYIEDCEVCCNPIEVTPEFQGDELVGFEAREIGQ from the coding sequence ATGTACGAGCACTTTTTTCAATGTCCGTATTGCTGGGAAGAGGTTTCCATGCTCATGGACCCTTCCATTTCCAAACAGACCTATATAGAAGATTGTGAAGTATGCTGCAACCCCATTGAAGTGACCCCCGAATTTCAAGGAGATGAATTGGTTGGTTTTGAAGCTAGGGAAATTGGACAATAA
- a CDS encoding head GIN domain-containing protein — MNILEMKQLYTFAITLCIGSLTFAQKANTKTLEKFTELKVYDRIVVSLVKSNENKLVITGDDRDEVEISNKNGLLKIKMEFGNFMDGDEAKGTLYYSEDLTLLDVNENAKIISEETFKGSKVEIKGQEGGIIDLKVDLEEVYVRSVSGSEINLTGSSKKQEVSVNTGGKAYCKDLNTEVTEVTVMAGGRADVRATEEVNAKVKAGGSIYIYGKPKNVKRDKVFGGKIQEMD; from the coding sequence ATGAACATCTTAGAAATGAAACAGTTATATACTTTCGCCATCACTTTATGTATCGGCTCGTTAACATTCGCCCAAAAGGCAAATACCAAAACCCTTGAAAAGTTTACGGAACTGAAGGTCTACGACCGAATTGTAGTTTCCTTGGTAAAAAGCAATGAGAACAAATTGGTCATTACGGGAGACGACCGTGACGAAGTGGAAATATCCAATAAAAACGGACTTCTAAAAATCAAGATGGAGTTTGGCAATTTCATGGACGGCGATGAGGCCAAGGGCACCTTATACTATTCAGAAGACTTGACCTTGTTGGATGTCAATGAAAATGCAAAAATTATTTCCGAAGAAACCTTCAAGGGTTCCAAAGTCGAAATTAAAGGACAGGAAGGTGGAATCATTGACCTAAAGGTCGATTTGGAGGAAGTCTACGTACGCTCCGTATCCGGAAGTGAAATAAACCTAACGGGAAGCAGTAAAAAACAGGAGGTTTCCGTGAATACGGGCGGAAAGGCCTATTGCAAGGATTTGAATACGGAGGTTACAGAAGTAACCGTGATGGCAGGGGGTAGGGCCGATGTCAGAGCCACGGAGGAAGTAAATGCCAAAGTGAAGGCCGGTGGATCCATTTACATCTATGGAAAACCGAAGAATGTGAAAAGGGACAAAGTCTTTGGGGGTAAGATTCAAGAAATGGATTAG
- a CDS encoding helix-turn-helix domain-containing protein: MELQDVRMFFDKAQHGFRVLEQQKELGQFIKGMEHKNRFDRFLGLLQLLSKLCGLPSQTLSLSATAKMRSLDKGERLQRIFDLVIQNFHRPLPLEEVASLSHMTKNSFCRFFKKHTNKSFMDFLIEYRVSHACQQLVLSNSLSISKIEETYGFQNQSNFNRQFKALKGISPSSYKKSFE, from the coding sequence TTGGAACTTCAAGATGTACGGATGTTTTTTGACAAGGCGCAACATGGGTTTAGGGTGTTGGAACAACAAAAAGAACTCGGTCAATTTATAAAGGGGATGGAACATAAAAATAGATTCGACCGATTTCTAGGATTGTTGCAGCTACTGAGCAAGTTATGTGGCCTTCCTAGCCAGACGCTCTCGCTATCGGCCACCGCAAAGATGCGAAGTCTGGACAAAGGGGAACGGTTGCAGCGCATTTTTGATCTGGTAATCCAAAATTTTCATAGGCCCTTACCACTGGAAGAAGTAGCTTCTTTAAGCCATATGACCAAAAATTCCTTTTGTCGGTTCTTTAAAAAACATACCAACAAAAGTTTTATGGACTTTTTAATCGAATATAGGGTGTCCCATGCGTGCCAGCAATTGGTGTTGTCAAACAGCCTATCAATTAGTAAAATCGAAGAGACCTATGGTTTTCAAAATCAGTCCAATTTCAATAGACAATTCAAGGCCCTAAAAGGCATATCCCCATCTTCCTACAAAAAGAGTTTTGAATAG
- a CDS encoding dihydrodipicolinate synthase family protein yields MVFSWRGVMPAVTTKFTKDGALDLNMFQVNIEAQVAAGVNGIILGGTLGEASTLTGPEKETLLKRTIDIVDGKVPVILNIAEQTTQGAIDAVKAAEKNGASGLMMLPPMRYKANDFETVTYFQEVARSTDLPIMIYNNPIDYGIMVTLDMFEILLDEKNITAVKESTRDISNVTRIKNRFGDRLKVLTGVDTLGLESLLMGAEGWVAGLVCAFPAETVAIYKLAKAGRIKEALEIYRWFLPLLELDINPQLVQNIKLAEVATGIGTENVRAPRLPLQGAERERVLKIIEIGMANRPQLPDYLHLEEAIF; encoded by the coding sequence ATGGTATTTTCATGGCGTGGGGTAATGCCTGCGGTTACTACAAAATTTACAAAGGACGGAGCATTGGATTTGAATATGTTCCAAGTGAACATCGAGGCACAGGTAGCTGCCGGGGTAAACGGCATTATCCTAGGGGGCACCTTGGGTGAGGCGAGTACCTTGACCGGACCCGAAAAGGAGACCTTGTTAAAAAGGACGATCGATATCGTGGATGGAAAAGTCCCGGTAATTTTAAATATTGCGGAACAGACGACCCAAGGAGCTATAGATGCCGTGAAAGCGGCTGAAAAGAATGGCGCATCAGGTCTTATGATGCTACCGCCCATGCGTTACAAGGCCAATGATTTTGAGACGGTGACCTATTTTCAGGAGGTGGCACGTAGTACAGATCTGCCTATCATGATCTACAACAACCCAATCGATTATGGGATTATGGTGACCCTGGATATGTTCGAGATCTTGTTGGATGAAAAAAACATCACCGCCGTTAAGGAAAGTACGCGTGACATTTCAAACGTTACCCGGATAAAGAATCGGTTTGGTGACCGACTCAAAGTATTGACCGGGGTGGATACCCTTGGTCTTGAAAGTTTGTTGATGGGTGCCGAAGGATGGGTTGCCGGACTGGTTTGTGCTTTTCCCGCGGAAACGGTTGCCATTTACAAATTGGCAAAAGCCGGAAGGATCAAGGAGGCCCTCGAAATCTACCGATGGTTCCTACCCTTACTGGAATTGGACATCAACCCACAGTTGGTACAGAATATTAAGTTGGCCGAAGTTGCCACGGGCATAGGCACAGAAAACGTTAGGGCTCCCCGACTGCCTTTACAGGGAGCGGAGCGGGAAAGAGTACTGAAGATTATCGAGATCGGAATGGCAAACAGGCCCCAATTGCCGGATTATTTGCATTTGGAAGAAGCAATTTTTTAA